Proteins encoded within one genomic window of Candidatus Zixiibacteriota bacterium:
- a CDS encoding TIGR00730 family Rossman fold protein, producing MNDIKRNDAQAETWSIFRIMSEFVDGFETLRALHPAVSIFGSSVLTEESKYYQLARQVARKLSEAGFAVITGGGPGIMEASNRGASEGSSKSVGLNIEIPHEQKPNRYQDISISFRYFFARKVMFVKYASAFVIMPGGFGTLDELFEALTLIQTKKIFEFPVVLVGSDFWGGLIDWIVSSPIRAGTLSKEDLGIFSLTDDPDEVLRIIKEGYEKVRRSRAI from the coding sequence ATGAATGATATTAAAAGAAACGATGCCCAGGCCGAAACCTGGTCGATTTTTCGGATCATGTCGGAATTTGTAGACGGATTCGAGACGCTGCGGGCGCTGCATCCGGCAGTTTCCATTTTCGGCTCATCGGTTCTGACCGAGGAGTCTAAATATTACCAGTTGGCCCGACAGGTGGCACGCAAGCTGTCCGAGGCCGGCTTTGCCGTCATTACCGGGGGCGGCCCGGGAATTATGGAAGCTTCCAACCGGGGCGCCAGCGAGGGTTCCTCAAAGTCGGTCGGCCTGAATATAGAAATTCCTCATGAGCAGAAGCCGAACCGATATCAGGACATTTCAATCAGCTTCCGGTATTTTTTCGCGCGGAAGGTGATGTTTGTAAAATATGCCTCGGCCTTTGTCATCATGCCGGGCGGATTCGGAACGCTCGATGAGTTATTTGAAGCATTAACCCTGATACAGACCAAGAAAATTTTCGAATTTCCCGTGGTGCTGGTCGGTTCCGATTTCTGGGGCGGCCTGATTGATTGGATTGTCTCCAGCCCAATTCGCGCCGGGACTCTATCCAAAGAGGATCTCGGCATCTTCTCCCTGACCGATGATCCGGATGAAGTGCTGCG
- a CDS encoding DMT family transporter encodes MALRDRLTGIRDWQRANQSMPSTSFIFLIILIHQLAASFAFPIAKLGLNQFDPFSYAFFRFIICSALYIILLLIKRQKEKIVFKDRIKIFMLGLFLIPMNQLLFLIGQAKTTASHGSLLFATTPIVIYVMAILFLREKLTFRRSLGILIAIIGVYTILTGGKLQFGTEHLVGDLIVLAAVIAWGAGTVMGKPLAQKYGALRTTGLALVFGSAVYFPFGIIKALQADYSAVTWVGWFSILYMGIIMSTLAYFIWYWVLKYFEASRIAVVQNIQPIIASATAALVLGEPISRNFIMGGIIVMAGVLLTEIK; translated from the coding sequence ATGGCACTCAGGGATCGGTTGACAGGCATCAGGGATTGGCAAAGAGCCAATCAGTCGATGCCGTCGACCAGTTTTATTTTCCTGATCATTCTCATCCATCAATTGGCGGCCTCCTTTGCTTTTCCGATCGCGAAGTTGGGGCTCAACCAATTCGACCCCTTTTCTTATGCCTTTTTCCGTTTTATTATCTGTTCCGCACTTTATATTATCCTGCTTCTCATTAAACGGCAGAAAGAAAAAATCGTTTTCAAAGACAGAATCAAAATATTCATGCTTGGGTTATTCCTGATACCAATGAATCAGCTTCTTTTTCTGATTGGTCAGGCGAAAACGACCGCCAGCCACGGAAGCCTTCTTTTCGCCACCACTCCCATTGTGATTTATGTCATGGCCATTCTGTTCCTTAGAGAAAAATTGACCTTTCGCAGGTCTCTGGGAATACTGATAGCAATCATAGGTGTTTACACGATTTTGACCGGTGGAAAATTGCAGTTTGGAACCGAACATCTGGTAGGGGATTTGATTGTTCTGGCGGCTGTTATTGCCTGGGGAGCGGGAACAGTAATGGGGAAGCCCCTGGCGCAGAAATATGGAGCTTTGCGGACGACCGGTCTGGCGCTGGTATTCGGGTCTGCGGTATATTTCCCTTTTGGTATCATAAAGGCTCTTCAGGCAGATTATTCGGCGGTCACCTGGGTGGGTTGGTTTTCAATTCTCTATATGGGGATCATCATGTCAACCCTGGCTTATTTCATCTGGTATTGGGTGCTGAAGTATTTCGAGGCTTCGCGCATTGCGGTGGTTCAGAATATTCAGCCCATTATTGCCTCGGCCACGGCGGCGCTGGTTCTGGGCGAGCCGATTAGCCGGAATTTCATAATGGGAGGCATAATCGTCATGGCCGGTGTGCTGTTGACAGAAATTAAATAG